In Paenibacillus kyungheensis, the following are encoded in one genomic region:
- a CDS encoding peptide ligase PGM1-related protein, which produces MRQQLSLMDALTDRRDKGRLVWIFNIGAESVWHNISKGVSDPQEQEVVNRIEEMNLLLCRKQDIMILRKQPDPDYLDMLENLGFELPRIEIPEGESDDPFVSISQLILQDEALLERLQLYGMQGRAAYEETYLVPYAVTQWEEEIARTCEIPYIGAPSDICKLVNDKIFSRQAAIELGFPVSSGTVCATVEEIRRECLAIGTADAEAQIIIKEPYGASGKGLYLLQGTQKLDATLSVMSRFARKQNNPDQAWLVERWHKKQMDLNYQIYIHPDGDVEVFSLKRQIVDGTVYIGSYMPSGVSETIRQQSRQYAMELGHYLYEKQYRGIASIDAFIDESGELIPVIEINGRFTLSTYISLLPQVFGLRIFRSRYFRHITKERLTYQALCQTLEEHDLLYTSLHPFGVWIYTAGTLSASKTTSGYNNRIFAIVIADTQKEAQRLEEQLEHIIAEL; this is translated from the coding sequence CTGAATCGGTCTGGCATAATATCAGCAAAGGAGTGAGTGATCCCCAGGAACAAGAAGTAGTCAATCGAATAGAAGAGATGAATCTTTTACTCTGTCGTAAGCAGGATATTATGATTTTGCGTAAACAACCAGACCCGGATTATCTAGATATGTTGGAAAATCTGGGTTTTGAGTTACCTCGAATCGAGATTCCTGAAGGGGAAAGTGATGATCCTTTTGTATCGATATCGCAATTAATTTTGCAAGATGAAGCGCTGTTAGAACGATTGCAGTTATACGGTATGCAAGGGCGTGCAGCTTATGAAGAAACGTATCTGGTTCCTTATGCTGTTACACAGTGGGAAGAAGAAATTGCGCGTACTTGTGAGATTCCGTATATCGGAGCGCCTTCGGATATCTGTAAATTAGTCAATGACAAAATATTCAGTCGCCAAGCAGCGATTGAATTAGGATTCCCTGTCAGTAGCGGAACCGTATGTGCGACAGTAGAAGAGATTAGACGTGAGTGTTTGGCGATAGGTACAGCTGATGCAGAAGCGCAAATTATTATTAAAGAACCTTATGGCGCTTCTGGCAAAGGCTTGTATTTATTACAAGGTACGCAAAAGCTTGATGCAACGCTGAGTGTAATGAGCCGTTTTGCACGCAAGCAAAATAATCCAGACCAAGCATGGTTGGTGGAACGCTGGCACAAAAAGCAAATGGATCTAAATTACCAGATTTATATTCATCCTGATGGAGATGTAGAAGTCTTTTCACTCAAACGTCAGATTGTGGATGGTACTGTCTATATTGGGTCGTATATGCCTTCAGGTGTAAGCGAAACGATTCGGCAGCAATCCCGTCAATATGCGATGGAATTAGGGCACTATTTGTATGAAAAGCAGTATCGCGGGATCGCTTCGATAGATGCTTTTATTGATGAAAGTGGTGAGTTGATTCCTGTTATCGAAATTAACGGGCGTTTTACGTTATCCACGTATATTTCATTATTACCGCAAGTGTTTGGACTTAGAATATTTCGTTCTCGTTATTTCCGGCATATTACGAAAGAGCGCTTAACTTATCAAGCCCTTTGTCAGACGTTGGAAGAGCATGATCTGTTGTATACGTCTTTGCATCCATTTGGTGTATGGATTTATACGGCAGGTACATTATCAGCCAGTAAAACCACCAGCGGGTATAACAATCGGATTTTTGCGATTGTAATTGCAGATACTCAAAAGGAAGCGCAGCGACTGGAAGAACAATTGGAACACATTATTGCAGAATTATAA
- a CDS encoding acyl carrier protein yields MEVSEQQVVPLLAQVLKMAPGDLENLQPDDDLREYGLNSLSAVELIVELENHLNIMIDDDNLLLEELSTLRRIENILAQYV; encoded by the coding sequence ATGGAAGTAAGTGAACAACAGGTTGTACCATTGCTTGCTCAAGTGTTAAAAATGGCTCCAGGCGATCTGGAAAATCTACAACCAGACGATGATCTACGAGAATACGGTCTTAATTCATTATCGGCAGTCGAATTAATTGTAGAGTTGGAAAACCATCTAAATATCATGATCGACGATGATAATCTACTATTGGAAGAATTATCGACGTTACGCCGAATTGAAAATATATTAGCCCAATATGTTTAA